The Plasmodium knowlesi strain H genome assembly, chromosome: 4 genome window below encodes:
- a CDS encoding HP12 protein homolog, putative, with protein MTICSGCGAATDATICCPICLKNNKKIFYCSQECFEANYSEHKKIHYFIKMISSEEMHSKMLERDGGSERHNLPVIILGDENGVEAVDRSPFQANLAAERGNSDVSVNYDVSDHHEGGDSYATSVETKKGTQNSKFENMYRKKNNKKYKRIGNNDYLFDDSSEQNDTSENNSYKGNRKRSKLSTYMHNLSGYLFCNKYNMILPYYNDMSVNPDKINLKNGKGKNKLSEKKIQEIKKQIKKKRIFQLTILLVVISIVVILATCIFSYILETSQKNLQINSEILINKNNAAKNAEIVELKSYINVIEDLRKEIYEMKEVLYTHNVFLSNKFNLNSSYPLFNNSNKMKSNPAATHSKKSADKLGSLTSHLFYDSPSSTSDGIYNYGNAAGDKKADHFDSSVRLTQQHYDINDIHEVSNSVSGENAKHVEGEINLPDRADGEGEHSHSQMKDLSETFPSSAVENADHAVGENTPSQNGEVRLSNENINEPSGDPLANEEELVQENVKNFIKNHNMPNNVEQAKITNVIVNEEKPINSKNLMAENISATSDTQEVGINSAPNENDIHSHEEKLKRKKYTSKGEGGEGDNNTERKFSSSKLNKKKQNTI; from the coding sequence ATGACTATCTGCTCCGGGTGCGGAGCCGCCACGGATGCCACCATATGCTGCCCCATATGCCTGAAAAACAACAAGAAGATATTTTACTGCTCACAAGAATGCTTTGAGGCGAACTACAGTGAACACAAGAAAATCCACTACttcataaaaatgataagcaGCGAGGAAATGCACAGCAAAATGTTGGAGCGGGACGGGGGTAGCGAGAGGCACAACTTGCCCGTGATAATACTGGGGGACGAGAATGGGGTGGAGGCGGTGGACAGGTCTCCCTTCCAAGCGAACCTGGCGGCGGAGCGCGGCAATTCGGATGTTAGCGTGAACTATGATGTTAGTGACCATCACGAGGGGGGCGATTCCTACGCAACCAGTGTGGAAACCAAGAAAGGCACCCAAAATAGCAAGTTTGAAAATatgtacaggaaaaaaaataacaaaaaatataaaagaataGGCAACAATGACTACCTGTTTGATGACTCTAGTGAACAGAACGACACGAGTGAGAACAACTCTTACAAGGGAAAtcgaaaaagaagtaaacTGTCCACCTACATGCACAATCTGTCAGGCTACCTCTTCTGCAATAAGTACAACATGATACTGCCATACTATAACGATATGTCCGTCAATCCAGACAAAATTAACTTAAAAAACGGaaagggtaaaaataaactgagcgaaaaaaaaatacaggaaataaaaaaacagataaaaaagaagagaatttTCCAACTCACTATTCTCCTGGTAGTCATATCGATTGTTGTCATTTTAGCTACCTGTATATTCTCCTACATCCTTGAAACGTCACAGAAAAATCTCCAAATAAATTCAGAAATtttaataaacaaaaataatgctGCGAAGAATGCCGAGATTGTCGAACTGAAGTCTTATATCAACGTTATAGAAGATTTGCGAAAAGAAATTTATGAAATGAAAGAAGTTCTTTACACAcataatgtttttttaagtaaCAAATTTAACCTGAACAGCTCATACCCTTTATTTAACAAttcgaacaaaatgaagtcaAACCCTGCTGCTACGCATAGTAAGAAATCTGCAGATAAGTTAGGGAGTCTTACCTCGCACCTGTTTTATGATAGCCCGTCTTCCACCTCCGATGGAATTTATAATTACGGAAATGCTGCAGGAGATAAAAAAGCCGACCATTTTGACAGCTCCGTGCGTCTAACTCAACAGCATTATGATATTAATGATATTCATGAGGTAAGCAATAGCGTCAGTGGGGAGAACGCTAAGCATGTGGAGGGAGAAATTAATCTTCCCGATCGAGCAGATGGGGAAGGAGAACACAGCCATTCTCAAATGAAAGACTTGAGCGAAACCTTTCCATCGAGTGCTGTAGAGAATGCAGACCACGCTGTAGGAGAGAACACCCCTTCACAAAATGGGGAGGTACGCCTGAGTAATGAAAACATCAACGAACCGAGTGGAGACCCACTTGCAAACGAAGAAGAACTGGTGcaggaaaatgtgaaaaattttataaaaaaccACAACATGCCGAATAACGTGGAGCAGGCAAAAATAACTAACGTAATTGTCAATGAAGAGAAACCCATAAACTCCAAAAATCTCATGGCAGAAAATATCAGCGCCACGAGTGATACGCAGGAAGTGGGGATAAACAGCGCACCCAATGAAAATGACATACATAGTCACGAGGAAAAGCTGAAACGTAAGAAGTATACCTCCAAAGGGGAAGGCGGTGAAGGGGATAACAACACAGAGAGGAAATTCAGCAGTAGCAAACTcaacaagaagaaacaaaacaCGATTTGA